The proteins below come from a single Aegilops tauschii subsp. strangulata cultivar AL8/78 chromosome 6, Aet v6.0, whole genome shotgun sequence genomic window:
- the LOC109731800 gene encoding F-box protein At3g07870-like: MADHRQSSDTPSSIPDDLIPEIISRLPARAVLRSRAICKLWRSIIDDDRFPHAHRRHQPHMPLLRLYRDGSLAPPELNPPHLRVRIEGIDLRARASQPVIRFAVAQEHKHAIESEEQRPRRDRNFRYIDPAKLSHPSAFDVHGSCDGVLLISHGWSIYAYNPATRCWADLPENDSTVIGFYVHRPSGNFHILLSNRLRRAEHWVFTMGHKVVQRRIPSPEFLSDQNRIRPACESPPALVSGNLHWLPQSFQSDRQLLAFDTVSETFRWMSPPNVDADGRALLELEGMLTMTVMRGERTVQLWVMPDYQQPAWFCKLLIEL; the protein is encoded by the coding sequence ATGGCGGATCACAGACAATCCTCTGATACTCCTAGCAGCATCCCGGACGACCTGATCCCCGAGATCATCTCCCGCCTGCCCGCCCGAGCGGTCCTTCGTTCCCGCGCCATCTGTAAGCTATGGCGCAGCATCATCGACGACGACCGGTTTCCCCACGCCCACCGCCGACATCAGCCGCACATGCCCCTGCTGCGCCTCTACCGCGACGGCAGCCTAGCGCCCCCGGAACTGAACCCGCCGCACTTGCGCGTCCGCATCGAAGGCATCGACCTCCGCGCTCGCGCGTCCCAGCCGGTGATCCGTTTCGCCGTCGCTCAAGAGCACAAGCATGCCATCGAGTCCGAGGAGCAGCGGCCGCGACGGGACCGCAATTTCCGGTACATCGATCCGGCGAAGCTGTCGCACCCCAGCGCGTTCGACGTCCACGGCTCCTGCGACGGCGTCCTCCTCATCTCCCACGGATGGAGCATATATGCATACAATCCTGCCACGCGCTGCTGGGCCGACCTCCCCGAAAACGACAGCACCGTCATCGGCTTCTACGTGCATCGCCCTTCCGGCAACTTCCATATCCTTTTGTCCAACCGGCTCCGTCGTGCCGAGCACTGGGTCTTCACCATGGGCCACAAGGTGGTCCAGAGGCGCATTCCCTCCCCCGAGTTTCTGTCCGATCAGAATAGGATCCGCCCCGCCTGCGAGTCGCCGCCGGCCCTCGTCTCCGGCAACCTGCACTGGCTGCCGCAGAGCTTCCAGAGCGACAGACAACTGCTGGCGTTCGACACCGTCTCGGAGACGTTCCGGTGGATGAGCCCACCCAACGTAGATGCGGACGGACGGGCGCTGCTCGAGCTCGAGGGCATGCTTACCATGACCGTCATGCGCGGGGAGAGGACGGTGCAGCTCTGGGTCATGCCGGACTACCAGCAACCTGCCTGGTTCTGCAAGCTCCTGATAGAACTTTAG
- the LOC109731813 gene encoding putative 3'(2'),5'-bisphosphate nucleotidase, mitochondrial, with product MRTRIPCKKESAVLLPPHARAHTHMPLLHPSLPPHRLLVVRQCRLIAPPVHPLSRLSVRAAAAASVAHEVCALPFPPDRASHHRELAAAVASVERACRLCVDVRASMLVGDEKILEKNDQTHVTIADFGVQALISFELHQLFPSIPLVAEEDSAFIRSSNAADSKSNTLVESISSFFTKHVNNNGPPLTHDDVLRAIDRGGKDAVSFDSNPATYWLLDPIDGTKGFLKGEDSLYVVGLALVVDGKLAVGVMGCPNLTDTTVGDTEDESIAACPGHGILMVSHVGCGTWTRPMSADQLTTAPDIWKRCSVDPCSVAHMARFCIVDSHTWDMMPLSAHFSSTMDESEPRDENKILLQNSCGGSLSKYLLVACGRMSVFILLARAEKLLKAWDHAVGVICVEEAGGQTCDWSGKPLDFGADLTGRRIIYPSGGVLATNGALHDKLVEMVSANYK from the exons ATGCGAACACGCATTCCCTGCAAAAAAGAGTCGGCCGTTCTGCTCCCGccacacgcgcgcgcgcacacacacatgcCGCTCCTCCACCCCTCGCTTCCGCCGCACCGCCTCCTCGTCGTCCGGCAGTGCAGGCTCATCGCCCCGCCGGTGCATCCTCTCTCCCGCCTCTCCGTTAG ggcggcggcggcggcatcggTCGCGCATGAGGTGTGCGCGCTGCCCTTCCCGCCGGACCGCGCTTCCCACCACCGCGAGCTCGCCGCGGCCGTCGCCTCCGTCGAGCGCGCCTGCCGCCTCTGCGTGGAT GTGAGGGCATCAATGCTTGTAGGTGACGAGAAGATTCTTGAAAAGAACGATCAAACTCATGTGACAATTGCAGATTTTGGAGTTCAGGCCCTTATCAGCTTTG AGCTACACCAGTTGTTCCCATCGATACCTCTGGTCGCAGAAGAGGACTCGGCATTTATACGGTCCTCTAATGCTGCTGATAGTAAGAGTAATACACTTGTTGAGTCCATTTCAAGTTTTTTCACAAAACATGTGAATAACAACGGTCCTCCTTTAACTCATGATGATGTGTTGAGAGCTATTGACAGAGGAGGCAAGGATGCTGTCTCCTTTGATTCAAATCCTGCTACTTATTGG CTACTTGACCCGATTGATGGTACCAAGGGTTTCTTGAAAGGAGAGGATTCTTTGTATGTG GTGGGTTTGGCTCTTGTGGTGGATGGAAAGTTAGCAGTAGGAGTGATGGGATGCCCAAATTTGACCGATACTACCGTAGGCGACACGGAAGATGAAAGTATTGCGGCTTGTCCTGGCCATGGCATCCTTATGGTGTCTCATGTAGGCTGTGGTACTTGGACTAGGCCCATGTCTGCTGACCAATTGACAACAGCACCGGATATTTGGAAGAGATGCTCTGTTGATCCCTGTTCAGTTGCACACATGGCACGCTTCTGCATTGTTGATAGCCATACTTGGGATATGATGCCATTATCTGCCCACTTCAGCTCGACAATGGATGAATCTGAGCCGAGAGATGAGAACAAAATTCTTCTCCAAAATTCTTGTGGTGGAAG CTTGTCCAAGTATCTCTTGGTAGCTTGTGGGAGAATGTCAGTTTTTATCCTCCTAGCACGGGCGGAAAAACTACTCAAG GCTTGGGATCATGCTGTTGGGGTAATTTGTGTTGAGGAAGCTGGAGGTCAG ACATGTGATTGGAGCGGGAAACCATTGGATTTTGGAGCTGACCTAACCGGGCGTAGAATCATCTATCCTTCGGGTGGTGTTCTGGCGACAAACGGTGCTCTTCATGACAAGCTTGTGGAAATGGTCTCAGCAAATTACAAATAG